The following DNA comes from Oncorhynchus mykiss isolate Arlee chromosome 16, USDA_OmykA_1.1, whole genome shotgun sequence.
TGTGGTTAGGGGCAATTTGTACTTCAAGCTACATGATTGGGCTCAATGAAAGTTGGCCTACCTGGGAAGAACTCTGTAAACACCTCCTGGAGCAGTTGCACTAGTAACTCTCTGGCCCTTTTCTCATTCTCCCCCAACTGGAATCGCTCCACCACACTCTGCATCTGTTCATTCACCTGGAGACAGAGAAccacttcaacaacacatcataTCCATCACCATTTTGATACTTACCCTTTTTATCATTCCCTACATTAATAGCGCATATCAGACCGAGAGAGTCATGGAACATGAAATGAGGAGGGACACTAAACTAAGGAACACGTACCGAAGCAGTCTGGCACAGCTCTTTGGTGAGCCGCTCCAGTATCTGCTGCAGGTTCTTGGAATCCTGCCTCTTTTTAGGGATCAGTTTGAACTCCTTGTTCTCCCTGGGTTTCACCCGCAGCTTCAGACCGTTCATGTCGTGCTCTAACCGGGACAGCGTGGCCTGCAGACTGTCATTCTCACTGAATTCCACAATAGCGTACACACCCTGTGGACAGAAGACAATGTATTATAGACATATGACAAGGGGTATGTCCGAGGCTTGTGTCAACCAACTGTTTGGGCTGGGGGTCCATAAGAATACTGCAAAGAATATTCCTCTCCAGCTAGCTATGGAAAAAACCTTTATAAAGCAATGGATTATCCTACCattaaatgttttgcatgtcagcaatcaagtttaagAGGtctaactttcaaaatacagaaatctgcctgatttttttattttgaaagttacatatcttgaaaacttgattgatgacatacaaaacattttgggactatatcaacaatggactaatgaaagaGTTGTCCTTTAATAATTATGGTTTGGGATGTTCAATCAGGCATTATTTTTCAACCAACCTTTACTTGCAGATACTTCTTAATTCAGCTTGGAAGGTACCAGTGTTTTCTAAACTCCCATGGCTAGTTGCAGGTGGAACTTTGGAATTTAGCAAACGCTAAATTTGCGCCATGAAGTAATCTGACAATGTATATGCCGCCATCTTTTCAATTTCTGATTGAGAGAATATAATATTGAGAGAAGAGATGGCAGCAAGATGATATTGACAATGGCCccaatcctagatcagcactccaactACTTAGAGCTCACCTTGTCTTTGTCCATGATGACTTCTGACACTGGTCCAAACCTTTGGAAGTAGTCTACAAGGTCAGCTTGAGCTGTATCCGGTTTGATCCCACTGACAAACACACTGTTCTCCACCTGAGCCTTCCGAGTCGCCCGCACTGTGCTCAGCTTCACATGCTTTCGCCCTTTCACATGGGCATCCAGACTGGCCTCTGTAGATTCAGTGTTTTCCAGTCAGTAAAGAAAATTGGTCACAAAACTGATAACGTTAGATTATCCAGCAGACATGTGTAAAACTAAGCCAGCGTCCGTATCAATTGTCATGAATTCATATATCTAGCTAAGCATTTACTGTAGGTATCTACTTCTGTAAACTGAAATTTATAAAATATCATAGAAATTCTAaaaggttagctagctaacgttactgtcCTAGCCACCTGTACGATTGGCTGATTAGTTTACAGCCGACAGAGTAATGAACTAGTTAGCTATCTTATAAAGTAAGTTAGCCATATATCTGGTTGGTTTGTGGCTAGccgatagctagctaacgttaactgcaACCAAATAGCAAAACGACGACTTTCACTTACTATTGGGTACATTCACATTGCATAGGATGCAATGAAAACCTCTCGCAGTGGATCGTATGTCTTTGTCCAAATCTTCCATTTTGCAAGAAACCAAATAAACAATTcaacaaagtaaaaaaaaatgtttttctcaaATCTCCCTCCCTCGTTCACCGTGCGTTCTTCTCCTTAGTCCATCCGCTATCTCATCCGGGTAAATGTGCAAACCTCAATTACTAGTTCCGCTAGAAATATGAATTTCATAATTTGAAATGGACATAATATTGCATTCTggattgcatttttttttacaaattaaaatcTAAATATGTCAATAACCTAAGACAGACCTGGCATTTAAAACTTGTTGCACAGAGTATCTGCTAAAAACTGCTCCCCTTTATCGCTGGATGGGTGGGTCTGAGAATGTCTTTCTGCGATATTTAGGGGAGCTGTGCTCGAATACCCATACCAAcgtactgtatactacatacttaatgagtatacactaccggtcaaaagttttagaaaaccttctcattcaagggtttttctttcattttctacattgtagaataatagtgaagacatcgaaactattaaataacacattaaatcatgtagtaaccaaaaaagtgttaaacaaatcaaaatatattttatatttgaaattcttcaaatagacacccttggccttgatgacagctttgcacactcgtgccattctatcaaccagcttcacctggacacttttccaacagtcttgaaggagttcccacatatgctgagcacttgttggcttcttttccttcactctgcgctccgactcatcccaaaccatctcaatttggttatggtcaggggattgtggaggccaggtcatctgatgcaacactccatcactctccttcttggtaaactatcccttacacagcctggaggtgtgttgggtcattgtcctgttgaaaaacaaatgatagtcccactaagcccaaacaaGATGAGATGGTgaatcactgcagaatgctgtggtagccatgctggctaagtgtgctttgaattctaaatatatcacagtgtcaccagcaaagcaccaccacaccataacacctcctccatgctttgcaGTGGGAAATAcagatgcggagatcatccgttcacaagcaatagcggttggaaccaaaaatccactggtctaatgtccattgcttgtgtttcttggcccaagcaagtctcttcttattattggtgtcttttagtagtggtttatttacAGCAATTCgttcatgaaggcctgattcacagtctcctctaaacagttgatgttgacatgtgtctgttacttgaactctgaagcatttatttgggctgcaatttctgaggctggtaactctaatgaacttatccctcCTATCCTCCTGCTGCAGAGGTAACtcggtcttccattcctgtggtggtcctaaTGAGAACCAgtgtcatcatagtgcttgatagttttccgtattgactgaccttaaagtaacgatggactgttgtttctctttgcttatttgagctgttcttgccataatatggagttggacttTTTTGTCTATcatctgtatacccccccccccccccctttttttttgttactacatgattccttgttatttcacagttttgatgtcttcactattattatacaacatataaaatagtacaaataaaacaaccttgaatgagtaggtgttctaaaacttttgactgatagtgtatactacacaatattagttcattttagtatactgtaaacgaagGTACTAGGGCTTCGCCTGTACCGGAAGTTAAtactgttgctatgcaacctcttgctagcttgttaacAAATGACTAATTTTATGATtttgggtgtgttcgtaaattcaatctggagtgccagagtttGCTCAGAATGTCAGACTACTCGCTCTAGCAGAGTTGGTTAGGCTGTTTtgtgttatccagagcgttggtgactgtaactgtgctgctggcaacaatttaaataCGCTTTGTTTTGTGCCTATGTTTACTGTCAATattgacaccggtcatattcaacaggtgttgagcgttaTTCTGCGCTATGAAATTGGAATAATCCTGAATAATCAAGTCAACACATGTTGCGTAGTTAGTTAAATATCATATAGTTAATATAATGCCTGGCAAGTTCAATGTATTAGTaggtagctaatgttagcaacaTACCGGTACATAATGTGTTTCATAAGAGATAGCATATCTAAtcaattgtcagccaacataacgtgtaatgTAACTTATTTTAAAAgtaattactttattacattgctcaacattacGTTAACATTTgccataattagttaaagcaacgTATTTGTATCCACTCTTTCAAATCTGAAATGTTTGTGAAACCacgcccattttctgaagaaattccattatgggccctaaaagcacaGAAACACTGTCCACTGCctgtatacttcgtattttggcgaatttagtgcgacatccgggaacttttggtatactaactatatccatacgatgaccaataagcatactacatactcaatttCTGTCACATATAGTTAGTGCAGGTTAATACgagtattcaaacacagcttcGGTATTAGATGGTCAATGATCCTAATTATTGTATGTTTATAATGCAGCTAGAATAAACATGGAACATTTCCTACACAGCTTGTTTGCACATACTAGAAATTATAAGAGGAATACAATATCTGGCAGGGTTAAAATACTTGCCAGCTGAAAACTGCATCTCATCTTTTATTTCTAGATGCAGTCACTAGTCATCTAAACCACAATGCATTTTTCTGCACAGTATGTGAACTTTAGAACAATTCCTTCTTTTATTTTACTCCGAGACAACTGACAGACAATTACTTTATGACAAGGGGTGTCAAACTCTGCTGGTTTTtgctttcaattaagacctaacTAGACAACTAGGTGAAGGAAGTTCCTAACTAATCTGTGACctcaattcatcaatcaagtacaagtgAGGAtaaaaaaaacctgcagacactcggcccttcgtggaatgagtttgacacgtacTTTATGCAGATCCCAAATGTTTAAAGCTTACAAGGCTTCTTTTTGACAGTAAAGATGACTTGTTTCCTCAGAGGGTCTGGGGCAGAGATGGGGAGTTTTGCACCATTTGTTCTCTTCACAGGTTCTGGAAACCATTTCATACAAGAGCTGCCTCCTTGCTTTGTGTGTGTCAAACAAAGCATTGTTATTCTTTTAAATGGCGATGTCATTTTGGCCAAGACAACCACAATGGAAATACTTGAATCGTTTGTGAATGTATCCTCACTAATCTGAATGAATAATGTGTGGGGATAACCTCCATGCATGTGGTATTGTATGTGTTGGAGTTAAATCAAAGACAAATataaaaatgtacagtaccagaaCATACTCAATAATGCTACAGCATAATAAGAAATTCTGACAACTTAatttttttgatttttaataTGAATCATTTCCCCCAAACTATTTTCAGTCTAAATAGAACACCATACAAatgatttaaaaatgtaaaaaaatattcaGAGAATGTAGCAAAACTAACCACAATTAAGACCAAAAATCAGAATAATATTGTAAAGCACTGGCCTTCACTTCAATTATACATCTGTAACTCCAGGCaagtacaaaaaaataataagttGAGCATTAGCATTTCTATAACaaagcattaaaaacaaaaaatctATGACTGCCTAAGCTCTATTTTCTTGCTGCTCTCCCTCTGCGGGGCTTACACGGCTGCTCCGACTCAGTACTTTGCTCAATGTCAATTTCCTGAGATACCGTTTTTCCTTTTGTCGCTTTACCTCTTCCTTTTGTAGCAGCCACAACTGTGGCATCGGGGATGGTCTCTCCCTCCGGGACAGCAGGAGTAGTGCTCGTGGCCTCAACGGGAGCTGCTGCAGTAGACTTTGCTGCTCGTCTTGTTTTCTTGACAGGCTCCTTTGGAACAGCTTTATCAGAGAGATCTGCCTCTTCAGTTGTCATAGATCTTGCTGCATTTCTTTCATTTACTGGCTTTGAAATGGGGACCGTGGCTTCAGCAGCAGAGGTCTCTATGTTGCTATGGCGTGCCCTTTTTGAGGGTGTTGATTGTACGGTCTCCTCTTTGACCGCGACGTAAGATCTTGCTCTTCTCCCTCGCACTGTCTTCACAACCTGCTGTTCTTCACTCCGTTCAGGCTGTTCTTCAACCTTAGTAACAGGAACAGTATCATTCCGTCTGGATGTCTTCTGTTTAGGAAGAGGGGTGACCTTGTATGTAACTTCCAAATCAGGTTTCCAATTCACAGATTTTGAGGTCTTTGAGTCTTCGTCAATGGTTTCCATGCCTTCAATAGAATTTGCCTGGTCAGAGGTCGTTTCAGAAACAGCATTTCCCTTTTTAGGGGCTTTTCCTCTTCTAACCACAGCAGTCATAACCTCAGCCTCCAACGGAGTGCTCTCGGCTGCAATGGTGGTTTCATCTGCAGAGACTTTGGATTTAGCTGCCCTTCTACCTCGCTTGACAGGCTCAGATGGAACTTCCACAGTTGCTTCTGCAACAGTGGGCACCTTTGTGGAATCAGCTGCTCCTCTGCGTGCTCGCTTGGCAGGCACTTCATCCTTCACAACGGCTTTTGCCTTCCTTCTCCATCCTGGTTTGACAACCGGAGCTTCCAGCAGTTCTTCAGCATCAGCAACAGCCTCTTCACGCTCTGGTCTAGCATCAACCTCAGTTTGTGCAGGAAGGTGGACCTCCTGCACTACCATGTTCTCAACTTCCACCACTTCAGGAACCTTCTGCTGCTttgctcttcttcctcctcttttaGGTTTCTCTGTAGGGGGAGCAGATGTTTCCTCCGGAGTCTCTGTGGATACTGGCGGGACGACACACCCAgggtcctgtttagtccttcttCCCACTCTTTTAGGTTTCTCAACCGAAGCCAAGGTAGTCTGCTCCTGGAGCTCAACAGTCAGAGTCTCAACGGTGTGATCCTCAACAGGCTCAACTTGCTCTACAGAAGCCTGCTTAGtctttcttccccctcttttGGGTTTCTCAACTGGAGCTACAGTGGTCTGCTCCTTGGCTTCAACAGTCAGAGACTCAATGGGGTGATCTTCAACTTGCTCTACAGAAGCCTGCTTAGtctttcttccccctcttttGGGTTTCTCAACTGGGGCAACAGTAGTCTGCTCCTGGGCTTCAACTTCAACAGTCAGAGACTCAACAGGGTGATCCTCAACAGGCTCAACTTGCTCTACAGAAGCCTGCTTAGTCTTCCTTCCCCCTCTTTTGGGTTTCTCAACTGGAGCCACAGTGGTCTGCTCCTTGGCTTCAACAGTCAAAGACTGAATAGGGTGATCCTCAACAGGCTCAACTTTCTCTACAGAAGCCTGCTTAGTCTTCCTTCCCCCTCTTTTGGGTTTCTCAACTGGGGCCACAGTAGTCTGCTCCTGGAGTTCAACAGTCAGAGACTCAACGGGGTGATCTTCAACTTGCTCTACAGAAGCCTGCTTAGTCTTCCTTCCCCCTCTTTTGGGTTTCTCAACTGGGGCCACAGTAGTCTGCTCCTGGAGTTCAACAGTCAGACACTCAACAGGGTGATCCGCAACAGGCTCAACTTTCTCTATAGAAGCCTGCTTAGTCTTCCTTCCCCCTCTTTTGGGTTTCTCAACTGGGGCCACAGTAGTCTGCTCCTGGAGTTCAACAGTCAGAGAATCAACAGGGTGATCTTCAACTTGCTCTACAGAAGCCTGCTTAGtctttcttccccctcttttGGGTTTCTCAACTGGAGCCACAGTGGCCTGCTCCTGGGCCTCAACTTGTTCAATGGGAGTTTCAACACTCACAGACTCCACTTGATCTACAGGCTCCTGCTTAGTCTTTCTTCCTCTTATGGGTTTTGCAAACAGGACTGAGGCCTCCACCTCTTCTGTAGGAATATCAACCGCCACAACATTTTCTTCTGTTTTGGCTTCTTCAGATTCCTGTTTACCCCGTTTTCCTCTTGCCTGTGGTTTCTCAACAGGAACACTAGCAGGCATCTCCTTGGCTTCCACAATCTTAATTGGAGGAATTTCAAGAACCCCCGCTTCAACTTCTACTGAATCCTGTTTAGGCTTTCTTCCTCTCTCAGACCTAACGACTGGAGTCTGGGCCTCAAACGTCTCAGTGACAGGAACACTCATAGCTTCAGTGTTCTCCAACACGGTTTCAACTTGTTCTACAGAAGCCTGTTTGGCCTTTCTTCCTCTTCTGGGTTTCTCCACAGGGACATCAGAAGTTGGCTGCTGGTCCTCAATTGGAGGAATTTCAGCACTCTCACTTTCAACAGCGTTCTCCTGCACTGATTCAACTCTCTCTACAGAAGCCTGTTtggcctttcttcctctcttgAGCTTTTCAGCAGGAACTGGGTCAACTGCCATTTTCTCCTGGACATCCACAGAGTCCATAGTTTCTGCTGGTGCCTCAACGCTACTGGTCTCATTACACCTTGCCGATCTCCCTCTAGCAGGTGGTGGCACAATCCCCTCAGTTTTCTTTACTCTACCTTTTACTGGAACAGAAGGCTCTTCACTGTCAAGATGTGCCATCCTCACTGCCTCAGCAGGTGCAGCAACAGGCTCAGCAAGAGGAGCAGGTTGTTCTTCCTCCACTGCCTCAGCAGGTGCAAAAGCTGGCTCTTCTACCTCCTGCACTGCCTCAGCAGGTGCAGAAACGGTCTCTACCTCCTGCACTGCCTCAGCAGGTGCAGAAACGGTCTCTACCTCCTGCACTGCCTCAGCAGGTGCAGAAACGGTCTCTACCTCCTGCACTGCCTCAGCAAGAAGAGCAGGTTGTTCTTCCTCCACTGCCTCAGCAGGTGCAGAAACTGGCTCTTCTACCTCCTGCACTGCCTCAGCAAGAAGAGCAGGTTGTTCTTCCTCCACTGCCTCAGCAGGTGCAGAAACTGGCTCTTCTACCTCCTGCACTGCCTCAGCAAGAGGTGCAGGTTGTTCTTCCTCCACTGCCTCAGCAAGAGCAGCAGCAAGCTCTTCCACTGCCTCGGTTGTCATGGCATCAGGAATCTCTTGGGCGTCACCAGAAATTTCTTCAACAGGTTGAGCGACATGCTTGGGGGTCTTCACAACATCTAAGCTTACTTTCTGAAGAGCCTTAGGCCCTCTTGGAGTGTTCTGTTTAGAAGATCTATTTCTCTTTGGAGTGGGTGCTTGAGGGTATTCAAACCTGAAAAGGAAAATATAAAATTAAAATGTTAACAGTACACAATTACACCTATGGATCCAAGTGTATGGTTTAACATGACAaataattgttaaattatgacatGCTGTCCATCACATTTTAAAACGGACTATAAGCAAACTAAACTAGAGCCTGACATTTTTAATCGGTGGGCCGATATAATAAAAACGGACGATAGCAGCCTTTTACGGATGTATTTGCATCAGCGTTTAATCCACCGAAAAGGGCCGAGATAAGGTGCAGAGAAAACATCTGATGAAAAATACTCTTTGCATTTCATTAGTCCTTTAGCGAAGCCCGCGAAATCTGATGTGTTATATTCAATCAGTAGGGAACCATCAGTTGTAGGCCTTCAGATATTTTTGTAGAAATTAAAATGAAATGTCATTTGTATTTAATCTTTACAAATAATTGTAATCATTTTCTGATTCCATGCCTTCAGTTTGTGTTGTAAAGAGcagtgttaatactgagagaaaATGATTAAAAAAATGATTCTCTTTGGTGGTCTCTGGGTAGAAAAATTGAGCTAGCTCAGCCAGCCATTGGCTAGGCCTTCAGAAGCTGGACAGAAGGCTTCTGGCATTCAACTGTATTATAGAGCAGAATGAGTGACAGTGGAATGACCCAATCACATTGACAGGACTCGACAAGAGAAAATAATCAGTGTCACAAGCAGTAGTTTGCTCACACTAGTAACGTTCACTAGCTTTTGTTATAGTGTGACAAAATAGCGAAGGCAGCTGCAGCAGCTGTTAACTTCAAGATGGATGTTTTTGCTAATTTGCTAACCGTTAAGATTTACTTTCATACTATGTTTACAACTAATTATCTGATGAGTGGCACTGTTGTTGCAGCTCGCTTGCTGTTAGCCATCTCTGAAAACAATGActgaaacattgttgcatgtaCAACTTTAGATCCCTTGTCAGTGTGATAGACATGATCAAATATATTTGCAATGGAAGGTAatagctgtttttttttatttgacataAAATGGTTGTGCTGTTGTATTGGTATGATTTCATGGGGCCTACTGGAGTGAATGGGCTGCTTATTCTTTAGCATTATTTGATGCGGTGTTTAACGGCTGTCGCCTGTATCAGCCGTGTCTGACCAGAATTGTCTCTCCATCAGTGCCATGGAGTGCACAGGTATTACGGTCCCTGTCCTTTCAGCACAGTGAGCCCGTCACCTTTGATGTGACACTTGTCGCTATTGTTGATAGTGGTGTTGGCTACGTGTCCATGCCGGTTCCGTCTGTGCGGCAGCCCGAACCGCAGCCAGACCTGTAATTAATAATGTCAAAAAGTATTGATTAAAGATGTATAGCGCAGTAGGTGATGCTTCGTTCAGTTATTTTCTAGATTTGTTTGATACGCATTGGAAGATTTGATGCCTCTGAACGCCTAGTTTCTAAAGTCAGTTAGCCACCGTATTCATTTATGTGCATAAACcatggattgctgatgctatgtattggcccgAAAAAAAATAGTAATGGTCtgtttgtaggcactaactcagTCATGTTTCGTTGGACAAAGCAGATGGGAAAATGGCGTTAATAAACTTTTTGTTGTATGAGATAATCATCAGCTAACGTCACTGTGAATGTATGTAATAAAGCACATAAGgaacataaaggcttcataaaaaggtcatgttaactgactgctaTCATCTCATAGGAAAACATGTATAAGACCGCCTAAGCCAGTGATGGAAAAATAGAGTTTGTTTATTCTAAAACCCTATATACACTTTCCCAATAGCGATGGCTGAACAAACCAGAAGCTCTATTGAGGCTTTCAAGTCaacggtcggccatattggcactccccagtaggagcagttCTCCATAGGAATTCAtgaaattctacagtatttcaaacaTTTCAAGGAacaaatgagtaaaaaaaaatattttttttgtagtggggacagtaacattagtaatgTCTAAAATTTTTACTTTAAGGAAAATATTTACCATGCCCTCAGAAAGTTGACACACCcctcgacttattccacattgtgtcacagcatgaatttaaaaatagaaaacaaaaTAGATTTCCCCCtcccactggcctacacacaatacctaccccatgtcaaagtggaattgtgtttagacattttttgcaaattcattaaaaatgaaaatcaATAAATGTCAACCACTTTGATATGGcaaaagttcaggagtaaaggtCACAATAAATTGCAAGTACTGTGTACAATAATATTGTTAAACATTTAAATGGCTACCCCATCTCtgcaccccacacatacagataattgtaagatccctcagtcaagcagggaatttcaaatagattcaaccacaaagggcacctattgggagagaggaaatgtattattattatttttattttaaagcacccagtcactacaaagccATTTTTCCTAACTCCCTTgccagggatttcaccatgaggccaatagtgactttaaaacaacgGCTGTGAAGGGAGACAACTGAAGACGGATCAACACCAAAAGGAAGCATGTAGATAATAAAATATatgaatcctgtttgcaacaagacactaaaggaatactgcaaaaaatgtggctaaGCAATACAATTTTTTTGCCCCGAACAAAGTGTTATTGCATTTGCCCCAAAAATAAAACACGGAGTACCacgctc
Coding sequences within:
- the mki67 gene encoding proliferation marker protein Ki-67 isoform X5, yielding MSLHGKIVVIKRSGGDGTEFPLTASCLFGRKPDCDIRIQLPHVSKEHCRIELNENKEVILTNLSSTNPTRVNGEVFQQSERLKHGDLITIIDRSFRFEYPPAPTPKKNRYSTASKSETPQVLHETQARDTSAKDGTNTSDVKPKEDGLGQNKPSSPFCELYQMFKQDLDSKTPKKALGTPASRLCPQNPISTRKVDGASVISTPKKAETENVSPVPGVTPKSAQKKRKSLKGRVVEGNVPVEDFIQLPPSILETPKGKRRSSKSITPTTVEEKSAPVSQRKSHLATPEKFTASEVAGQISECPTAEILTTPTRRRSREATPIKSLITGVEPPADAFISNQEQIVLTENSTPSTPKTEHSRSPRPAGEKLQAQDVLCELEVTTPINVKQSSAKKRKSGDLETEFPTPLCKRKRVSFGGHLEPELFDKRLPPDSPLCKGATPGRRSLCAPKMKQSLLRRASAIGLIKEHEQSAPESLGVKGSPGKKATPSPAKKSPKASPKTPSPAKKSPKASPKTPSPAKKSPKASPKTPSPAKSLKASAKTPSPAKSPKASAKTPSPAKSPKASAKTPSPAKSPSPAKSPKASAKTPSSAKKSPKAKTPSPGKEKTPKTAVKTPSPARRKSALKDESQTPKAGKTPKTPASLPSANTTPTMQGRFSVSLVSTPSPTADQDSVLQPSVTVTPRVPLRRTTMSSTSKTTQKSTLKNSLQVIRRRSGVSRASMKVVNSWADIVKFGQTKTQAVIPTKKTTRVTKTKTVVPKPKTPVRKLIGHVSTGHADSPVTIVVGKAHRLKAIQPSGAAPKLVHNMAVLKKNMRMDEDLSGIADIFKTPARQRKSVVNVQSALKTPLRAQSTSMIESSVMNTPEETGEMVVSPLVVSTAKRGAYNSDAVTRLLRDGQESSFITEEADDSRTTQNEILALEMSSEESKEEQRPESKKSISTPKQKKPEQPECLTGVKRIMKTPRQKVQPIEDLRGKLMTTPRGPKASQEVSLVGVKELLTTPKQIAEPVEEMSGKVQDDNVHSETKEIHGDAISPKCLSGNVEFQMPLYGTIVVIKRSGGDGTAFPLTASCLFGRKPDCDICVKLPEVSKKHCRIELNENNEVILTNLSSTNPTRVNGEILQQSEHLKHGDLITIIDRSFRFEYPQAPTPKRNRSSKQNTPRGPKALQKVSLDVVKTPKHVAQPVEEISGDAQEIPDAMTTEAVEELAAALAEAVEEEQPAPLAEAVQEVEEPVSAPAEAVEEEQPALLAEAVQEVEEPVSAPAEAVEEEQPALLAEAVQEVETVSAPAEAVQEVETVSAPAEAVQEVETVSAPAEAVQEVEEPAFAPAEAVEEEQPAPLAEPVAAPAEAVRMAHLDSEEPSVPVKGRVKKTEGIVPPPARGRSARCNETSSVEAPAETMDSVDVQEKMAVDPVPAEKLKRGRKAKQASVERVESVQENAVESESAEIPPIEDQQPTSDVPVEKPRRGRKAKQASVEQVETVLENTEAMSVPVTETFEAQTPVVRSERGRKPKQDSVEVEAGVLEIPPIKIVEAKEMPASVPVEKPQARGKRGKQESEEAKTEENVVAVDIPTEEVEASVLFAKPIRGRKTKQEPVDQVESVSVETPIEQVEAQEQATVAPVEKPKRGGRKTKQASVEQVEDHPVDSLTVELQEQTTVAPVEKPKRGGRKTKQASIEKVEPVADHPVECLTVELQEQTTVAPVEKPKRGGRKTKQASVEQVEDHPVESLTVELQEQTTVAPVEKPKRGGRKTKQASVEKVEPVEDHPIQSLTVEAKEQTTVAPVEKPKRGGRKTKQASVEQVEPVEDHPVESLTVEVEAQEQTTVAPVEKPKRGGRKTKQASVEQVEDHPIESLTVEAKEQTTVAPVEKPKRGGRKTKQASVEQVEPVEDHTVETLTVELQEQTTLASVEKPKRVGRRTKQDPGCVVPPVSTETPEETSAPPTEKPKRGGRRAKQQKVPEVVEVENMVVQEVHLPAQTEVDARPEREEAVADAEELLEAPVVKPGWRRKAKAVVKDEVPAKRARRGAADSTKVPTVAEATVEVPSEPVKRGRRAAKSKVSADETTIAAESTPLEAEVMTAVVRRGKAPKKGNAVSETTSDQANSIEGMETIDEDSKTSKSVNWKPDLEVTYKVTPLPKQKTSRRNDTVPVTKVEEQPERSEEQQVVKTVRGRRARSYVAVKEETVQSTPSKRARHSNIETSAAEATVPISKPVNERNAARSMTTEEADLSDKAVPKEPVKKTRRAAKSTAAAPVEATSTTPAVPEGETIPDATVVAATKGRGKATKGKTVSQEIDIEQSTESEQPCKPRRGRAARK